The nucleotide window CCGGCGTGCAGGCGCTCACGTCGGCGGTCGCGGATCTGCTGCCCGACTCGGCAGGCGCGGCGCTCGACGAGGTGCGCGTCGGCCTGCGTCCGGCGTCGCCGGACGGGTTGCCGTTGATCGGTCCGGTCGCGCGCGCGCCGCGCGTGGTCGTCGCGGCCGGGCACTTCCGCAACGGCATCCTGCTCGCGCCGTTGACGGCGGAGCTCGTCAGCGGCTGGCTGCTCGACGGCACGGACGATCCGGCGTTCGCGCTCACGTCGCCGAACCGATTCCTCTGATTCGGGATACCGCTGGAGGTCTGCCATGCAGGATGTCCGACTCGACGAACCGCAGGTTCAACAACGCTTGGGGGAGCGTCCCGGCTGGTCGCTGCGCGACGGCGCGATCGCGACCAGGTACGCGTTCGCCTCGTTTCCCGACGCGATCGCCTTCGTGACGAGGCTCGCGTTCGACGCCGAAGCGTCCGACCATCACCCGGACCTCCTCGTCAACTACCGGCGCGTGACGGTGAGTTGGAGCACGCACAGCGCCGGGGGCGTCACGGAAAAGGATTTCGCCGGCGCCGCGCAATCGGACAGAATCGCGCAGGCGTTCGGGGTGCATGCGTCTCAAGACGAGCTACAGCGCACGTGAGGTCGTCGCGCTGACGGGCCTGACGGCCCGCCAGTTGCAGAGCTGGGACCGGACCCGGATCTTCCAGTCTGCGATCGCGTCGCGCCGGACCGGCCAGGGCGGCTACACGGAGCGCCGGTATTCGCCGGTGGATCTGCTGGAGCTGATGGCGCTCGCCGACCTGCGCAGCCGGGGTTTCACGCCTGCGGTGCTGAAGCAGGCGATGGACGCGCTCGGCGACTACTTCCGCCGCCGGCTGTCCGAGACGCTCGACGATGCCGGGGAGTTGCGGCTGCTGACGGACGGGCGGCGCCTCTACCTGCGGACCAGGCAGGGGCACATCTTCGATCTGCTAGCCGATCCTGCGCAGCCGCTCGTGACCGGTGACGGGCTGCCGCTGCGGCCGGTGCCGGCGCGCGCGAAGTTGCGCCGACGGGGCAGCCGACACGCTACTCGATAGGGAACACGTCCTGCAGGCCCTCGACGGGCCGAGGGATCACGTGGACGCCGACGAGCTCGCCGACCTTGCGGGCGGCCGCGGCGCCCGCATCGGTCGCGGCCTTGACCGATCCGACATCGCCGCGCACGATCGCGGTGACGAGCCCGGCATCCACTTTCTGCCACCCGACGAAGACCACGTTGGCCGCCTTGACCATGGCGTCCGTCGCTTCGACCATGCCGATGAAGCCGCGCGTCTCGACCATGCCGAGCGCTTCGCCTGGCAGAGCCTGGCGGGCGTCCTTCTTGTCCTGTTTGTCCGGTTTATCCTGAGCCATCGCCAGCCGAACTCTACCAGATCCGTCGCCGCGGCGACGCGCGCACGACGTGGTGCCGCGCGCTATGCTCACGGGGTTGTTCTCGCCGTTTCGCTACCGCAACTTCCGCTTGCTCTGGCTGGGGCTCGTCGTGTCGTTCACCGGGTCCTTCATGCAGCAGGCCTCCATCCTGTGGCACGTTTCGCTCGTCGCGCCGCCGGGTCACAAGGGGCTGGCGCTCGGCATGGTCGGGCTCGTCCGCGCGGCGCCGATGGTGCTGTTCTCCATGCTGGCGGGCGTGGCGGCCGACGCCTTCGATCGCCGCCGGCTGATGCTCATCACGCAGATCGGCGGCGCCGCCGTGGCGGGTCTGCTCGCGACGCTCGCGTTCGCCGGCGCCAGTAGCCTGTGGCCGGTGTACCTGCTCGCCGCGCTGGGCGCCGCGGTCGGGACGTTCGATCCGCCGGCGCGCCACGCGCTGGTGGCGTCGCTCGTCTCGCGCGAGCACCTGCCGCAGGCCGTCAACCTGAACTCCGCGATGGTGCAGGCGACGTCGGTCGCCGGGCCGGCGCTCGGCGGCCTGATCATCGCCCAGGCGAACGTCGGGTGGGCCTTCGTCGTCAACGCGGTCTCGTTCCTGTTCGTCGTCGCCGCGCTGCTGCTGATGCGCGATCTGCCGAGGTCGGATCGATCCGCGGCGCAGGCCCGCGAGCAGTTCTTGCTGCACGCGGCGCGCGAAGGGCTCCACTGGGTGTTCCGGCACCCGGTGATCCGATCGACGATGCTGCTGGATTTCTTCGCGACGTTCTTCGCGTCGGCGATGGCGTTGCTGCCGGTCTTCGCGCAGGACGTGCTGCACGTCGGCGCGCGGGGGTACGGCGTGCTCGCGGCGGCGCCGGCCGCTGGCGCGCTCGCGGCCACGGTCGTCCTGCTCCCGCTCAGCCATCGTCTGCGCGAGCACGGCCGCGTGCTGCTCGCCGCCATCCTCGGCTAC belongs to Acidobacteriota bacterium and includes:
- a CDS encoding BMC domain-containing protein, with amino-acid sequence MPGEALGMVETRGFIGMVEATDAMVKAANVVFVGWQKVDAGLVTAIVRGDVGSVKAATDAGAAAARKVGELVGVHVIPRPVEGLQDVFPIE
- a CDS encoding 4a-hydroxytetrahydrobiopterin dehydratase, which encodes MQDVRLDEPQVQQRLGERPGWSLRDGAIATRYAFASFPDAIAFVTRLAFDAEASDHHPDLLVNYRRVTVSWSTHSAGGVTEKDFAGAAQSDRIAQAFGVHASQDELQRT
- a CDS encoding MerR family transcriptional regulator → MRLKTSYSAREVVALTGLTARQLQSWDRTRIFQSAIASRRTGQGGYTERRYSPVDLLELMALADLRSRGFTPAVLKQAMDALGDYFRRRLSETLDDAGELRLLTDGRRLYLRTRQGHIFDLLADPAQPLVTGDGLPLRPVPARAKLRRRGSRHATR
- a CDS encoding MFS transporter; translation: MVPRAMLTGLFSPFRYRNFRLLWLGLVVSFTGSFMQQASILWHVSLVAPPGHKGLALGMVGLVRAAPMVLFSMLAGVAADAFDRRRLMLITQIGGAAVAGLLATLAFAGASSLWPVYLLAALGAAVGTFDPPARHALVASLVSREHLPQAVNLNSAMVQATSVAGPALGGLIIAQANVGWAFVVNAVSFLFVVAALLLMRDLPRSDRSAAQAREQFLLHAAREGLHWVFRHPVIRSTMLLDFFATFFASAMALLPVFAQDVLHVGARGYGVLAAAPAAGALAATVVLLPLSHRLREHGRVLLAAILGYGVATIVFGLSTSFAVTFLCLALTGASDAVSAIIRNLIRQLETPDAIRGRMLGINMMFFQGGPQLGELEAGLVAQALGPRFSAISGGLGCLAATLLIALMTPQLRRYQLRFARHRLRA